One Mesorhizobium loti genomic window carries:
- a CDS encoding ABC-type nitrate/sulfonate/bicarbonate transport system, periplasmic component — protein MTKDNSIRQAGMSRRYFLQVTGAGLVTATALGASGLKARAAAYEKFTWISPRGTLEVLDDYPYWSAKKAGYFGDLNTDMQPGPSDGTATVKFVDVGQADMGFPSPGVFSFAIQNGMKLKSVFHMGARDTFSIAFRKGEGSNDLKKLEGKTILLGSAAWQSITDPLLAAQGVDIKKVKYVEAGWPTWGTALAGGQGDAALSWEGLRAEWIAKGLDFEYWLGVKNSKLPANTFVVRAADLEDPDKKAFLEKYLRGWAMGLEFGYQNPRAAVEAVFEQFPTLAKNLGPELGTTSILQQINVFRGDMDKRGGWGSHDMASWQGFFDEIHKIGQITNPVKAEDVCTNDLIPAANTFDKAKVKADADGVKLSEGFAALDVEKIKAHLFDSAVK, from the coding sequence ATGACCAAAGACAATTCGATCCGCCAGGCGGGGATGTCCCGCCGCTATTTCCTGCAGGTCACCGGCGCCGGCCTGGTGACGGCAACCGCGCTCGGCGCATCCGGCCTCAAAGCCAGGGCGGCGGCCTATGAGAAATTCACCTGGATCTCGCCACGTGGCACGCTCGAAGTGCTCGACGACTATCCCTATTGGTCGGCCAAGAAGGCCGGCTATTTCGGCGACCTCAACACCGACATGCAGCCGGGGCCGTCGGACGGCACGGCGACGGTGAAGTTCGTCGATGTCGGTCAGGCCGATATGGGCTTCCCTTCGCCCGGCGTGTTCTCCTTCGCCATCCAGAACGGCATGAAGCTGAAGTCGGTGTTCCACATGGGCGCCCGCGACACGTTCAGCATAGCCTTCCGCAAGGGCGAGGGCTCGAACGATCTGAAGAAGCTCGAAGGCAAGACCATCCTGCTCGGTTCCGCCGCCTGGCAGTCGATCACCGATCCGCTGCTTGCGGCACAAGGCGTCGACATCAAGAAGGTCAAATATGTCGAGGCCGGCTGGCCGACCTGGGGCACCGCGCTTGCCGGCGGCCAGGGTGACGCGGCCCTGTCCTGGGAAGGGCTGCGCGCCGAATGGATCGCCAAGGGCCTCGACTTCGAATACTGGCTCGGCGTGAAGAACTCGAAACTGCCGGCCAACACCTTTGTCGTGCGCGCCGCCGACCTCGAGGATCCCGACAAGAAGGCGTTCCTGGAAAAATACCTGCGCGGCTGGGCGATGGGTCTCGAATTCGGCTACCAGAATCCGCGTGCGGCCGTCGAAGCGGTGTTCGAGCAGTTCCCGACGCTGGCCAAGAATCTCGGACCGGAGCTCGGCACCACCTCGATCCTGCAGCAGATCAACGTCTTCCGTGGCGACATGGACAAGCGCGGCGGCTGGGGCTCGCACGACATGGCGAGCTGGCAGGGCTTCTTCGACGAGATCCACAAGATCGGCCAGATCACCAATCCGGTGAAGGCCGAGGATGTCTGCACCAACGATTTGATCCCGGCGGCCAATACGTTCGACAAGGCCAAGGTCAAGGCCGAT